A stretch of the Planktothricoides raciborskii GIHE-MW2 genome encodes the following:
- a CDS encoding NnrU family protein, with protein sequence MNLDWLTLSHFQMMGLLLGFAIAHSGLAALRPKGEMWIGARLYRVLFALVSLPLAVVLIIYFFNHRYDGLQLWQLQGVPVVKPIVWVLSAISFFFLYPATFNLIEIAAIKKPEVHLYETGIIRICRHPQMVGQVIWCIAHTLWIGTSFTLVTSLGLILHHLFAVWHGDRRLMARYGEAFAQVKDRTSIIPFLAILQGRQTINFAEFIRPAYLGVTIFIFGLWWAHPLLMRATATVAW encoded by the coding sequence ATGAATCTTGATTGGTTGACTCTGAGCCATTTTCAGATGATGGGGCTGTTGTTGGGGTTTGCGATCGCCCACAGTGGTTTAGCCGCCTTGCGACCGAAGGGCGAAATGTGGATCGGCGCCCGGTTGTATCGAGTCCTCTTTGCCTTAGTAAGTTTGCCTTTGGCTGTGGTGTTAATTATCTATTTTTTCAACCATCGCTATGATGGCTTACAACTTTGGCAACTCCAGGGAGTTCCCGTCGTCAAACCGATTGTTTGGGTACTTTCAGCCATTTCCTTTTTCTTTCTTTATCCAGCCACATTTAATCTAATAGAAATTGCCGCCATCAAAAAACCGGAAGTTCACCTGTATGAAACTGGGATTATTCGCATTTGCCGTCATCCGCAAATGGTAGGTCAAGTGATTTGGTGTATTGCTCATACCCTCTGGATTGGCACCAGCTTTACTTTAGTCACTTCCCTGGGATTAATCCTGCATCATTTATTTGCGGTTTGGCATGGCGATCGCCGCTTAATGGCTCGTTATGGCGAAGCATTTGCTCAAGTCAAAGATCGGACATCAATCATACCTTTTTTAGCGATTTTGCAAGGCCGACAAACCATAAATTTTGCCGAGTTTATCCGCCCAGCCTATTTGGGAGTTACCATTTTTATCTTTGGTTTATGGTGGGCTCACCCCTTACTCATGCGAGCAACTGCCACCGTTGCTTGGTAA
- a CDS encoding LysR family transcriptional regulator, which yields MSDIPFTLDQLRILKAISAEGSFKRAADSLFVSQPAISLQVQNLERQLDVPLFDRGGRRAQLTEAGHLLLSYGEKILGLCQETCRAIEDLQNLQGGTLIIGASQTTGTYLLPRMIGMFRKHYPDVAVQLHVHSTRRTAWSVANGQVDLAIVGGEVPTELQDSLKVQSYAEDELALIVPVSHPMAKLNTIDKDDLYKLEFITLDSQSTIRKVIDQVLTRYEIDTRRLKVEMELNSIEAIKNAVQSGLGAAFVSISAIEKELQMGMLHRVTIHEVEVKRILWVMVNPNRYRSKAAEAFSREILPQFGAAPKWFENEPGQSSASATAIADDLSDPGEEDASNLNNR from the coding sequence ATGTCGGATATTCCTTTTACTTTAGATCAGTTACGCATTCTCAAAGCAATTTCTGCGGAGGGAAGCTTTAAACGCGCTGCGGATAGTTTATTTGTCTCCCAGCCAGCCATCAGTCTGCAAGTACAAAACTTAGAGCGACAGCTAGATGTGCCATTGTTCGACCGAGGAGGCCGAAGGGCGCAGCTGACCGAAGCGGGTCACTTGTTACTCAGCTATGGTGAAAAAATTCTCGGTCTTTGTCAGGAAACTTGTCGGGCGATTGAAGATTTACAAAATCTCCAAGGTGGCACCTTGATTATCGGTGCCTCCCAAACTACGGGAACTTATCTGTTGCCTCGAATGATTGGAATGTTCCGCAAGCACTATCCTGATGTGGCGGTACAACTCCATGTTCACTCGACTCGTCGGACGGCTTGGAGTGTGGCCAATGGACAAGTGGATTTGGCGATCGTGGGCGGTGAAGTCCCCACGGAATTACAAGACTCTCTGAAAGTGCAGTCTTATGCCGAAGATGAATTAGCCCTGATCGTGCCAGTATCTCATCCGATGGCGAAATTAAACACCATCGATAAAGATGATCTTTATAAATTAGAGTTTATTACCCTAGACTCTCAATCAACCATTAGAAAAGTGATCGATCAAGTTCTCACTCGCTATGAAATTGACACCAGGCGGTTAAAAGTGGAAATGGAGTTAAACTCTATTGAAGCAATTAAAAATGCCGTTCAGTCCGGTTTAGGCGCCGCTTTTGTCTCAATTTCCGCGATCGAGAAAGAGTTGCAAATGGGGATGTTGCACCGAGTGACGATTCATGAAGTGGAAGTTAAACGAATTTTATGGGTAATGGTCAATCCGAATCGCTATCGTTCTAAAGCAGCCGAGGCATTTAGTCGGGAAATTTTGCCTCAGTTTGGTGCTGCCCCGAAATGGTTTGAGAATGAACCGGGACAGTCCTCAGCCTCAGCAACAGCGATCGCCGACGATCTATCTGACCCTGGGGAGGAGGATGCTTCTAATTTAAATAATCGCTGA
- a CDS encoding serine/threonine-protein kinase, translating into MKIFCTRPGCSRPNNDFADLDNHQTLKTVQQKYCTTCGMTLILDGRYLPQRLLGQGGFGAAFLAFDRRSPGMRECVVKQFQPAGDLSPQQMELALSLFEREAVVLDNLGRKHPAIPDLLAYFPLEASGWKSKKSEQYFYLVQEFIDGQNLEEELAQKGQFSEPEVLEVLKGILKILKFVHEHEVIHRDIKPSNIMRDRTSGRLFLLDFGAVKQVTQAAASGGAGRSTGIYSMGFAPPEQMAGRSVFPSTDLYALAVTCIMLFTGKPPQELFDSYTNQWDWRKYVQVSNHLGDVLDKMLLPTPSDRYASAEQVLGALDAPIPQKPTQPVNPTIIPPPNPQPTVNPPSNLPVPVQPTLPPSPVNVSPITSQSGQFSTLEVLTGAAFTGFEGGLLLVAIGNLIKVPAVSTLLWLGILAGLFFAQNRRIIEKYDLLIIAVISLAIVFFIPPLRGNPASQIILVPMFGALCATAVTALFRLVYKFLSDIL; encoded by the coding sequence ATGAAGATTTTCTGTACTCGTCCGGGTTGTTCTCGTCCCAACAATGATTTTGCTGACCTTGATAATCATCAGACTTTAAAAACGGTTCAACAAAAATATTGTACAACTTGTGGCATGACTCTAATTTTAGATGGTCGATATCTGCCGCAAAGACTCTTAGGACAAGGAGGATTTGGGGCTGCTTTTTTGGCTTTCGATCGCCGCTCCCCCGGAATGCGTGAATGTGTGGTGAAACAATTTCAGCCCGCTGGAGATTTGAGTCCACAACAAATGGAACTGGCTTTAAGTTTATTTGAACGCGAAGCGGTGGTGCTGGACAATTTAGGCAGAAAACATCCGGCAATTCCAGATTTGTTGGCTTATTTTCCTTTAGAAGCGTCTGGGTGGAAATCTAAAAAATCTGAACAATATTTTTATCTGGTTCAAGAATTTATTGATGGTCAGAATCTTGAAGAAGAATTAGCCCAAAAAGGTCAGTTTTCTGAACCAGAAGTCTTAGAAGTCCTGAAAGGGATTTTGAAGATTCTTAAGTTTGTTCACGAGCATGAGGTGATTCACCGAGATATTAAGCCTTCTAATATTATGCGCGATCGCACTTCCGGTCGTCTTTTCTTGTTAGATTTTGGGGCGGTGAAACAAGTCACCCAAGCCGCTGCCAGCGGTGGGGCGGGTCGATCCACGGGGATTTATTCTATGGGTTTTGCGCCCCCAGAACAAATGGCCGGTCGCAGTGTTTTTCCCTCTACAGATTTATATGCGTTAGCGGTGACTTGTATTATGTTATTCACCGGCAAACCGCCCCAAGAACTTTTTGATTCTTATACTAATCAGTGGGATTGGCGCAAGTATGTCCAAGTATCTAATCACTTAGGGGATGTGCTGGATAAAATGCTTTTGCCCACACCGAGCGATCGCTATGCTTCTGCGGAACAAGTCCTAGGGGCTCTCGATGCTCCAATCCCACAAAAGCCAACCCAACCCGTCAACCCCACCATCATACCTCCGCCAAATCCCCAGCCAACGGTCAACCCTCCGTCTAATCTGCCGGTTCCGGTACAGCCAACCCTACCCCCATCTCCAGTTAACGTTTCCCCGATCACCTCTCAGTCTGGTCAATTTTCTACCCTAGAAGTCTTAACCGGGGCGGCATTTACCGGGTTTGAAGGCGGTTTGCTGTTAGTGGCGATCGGCAATTTAATTAAGGTTCCTGCTGTGAGTACCTTGCTTTGGTTGGGAATTTTGGCAGGTTTATTCTTTGCCCAAAATCGACGGATTATTGAAAAATACGATTTGTTAATTATTGCGGTAATTTCTTTAGCAATTGTCTTTTTTATTCCCCCTTTACGAGGAAATCCTGCTAGTCAAATAATTTTGGTTCCCATGTTTGGGGCTTTATGTGCCACAGCAGTGACGGCTTTATTTCGCCTGGTGTATAAATTTTTGTCTGATATTTTATAA
- a CDS encoding WD40 repeat domain-containing protein translates to MVALTWVGVQIYQSTRSPLMIDSTSTNIPTTTPDPTPTPDATPTPDPTPTPDPTPDPTPDPTPDPTPDPTPDPKPDPTPDPTPDPTPDPTPDPTPDPTPTPDPLPDSENTKPPEVVKNTAGNFQAKMTIAAHQKPVASVAISQNGEVIATGGSDNDVKLWDLKTGKEINRFSQHLGNVWAVAISPDSQTVASGSADTKIMLWDVKTGKLKQTLFGHTDQVHAIAWSPDGQTLASGSGGVGKDFSVRLWDVASGKETAVLKGHNDRVYAIAFSADGDKLATGSLDKTINIWDSKSGEILQTLDGSKFSVDSLLFTPNGQSLISSDYLDIKVWNLNTGEANTLKGHRDVINAIALSNDGQYLATASKDKTVKLWDLASGKEIATLTGHNQEVRAVAFRDGYLVSGDTEGKMKIWTKQ, encoded by the coding sequence ATGGTGGCGTTGACTTGGGTGGGGGTGCAGATTTATCAGTCTACGCGATCGCCCCTAATGATTGATTCGACGAGCACCAACATTCCCACAACCACACCGGATCCCACGCCGACGCCCGATGCCACACCCACACCGGATCCCACACCCACGCCAGATCCCACGCCAGATCCCACGCCAGATCCCACGCCAGATCCCACGCCAGATCCCACGCCAGATCCCAAACCAGATCCCACGCCAGATCCCACGCCAGATCCCACACCAGATCCCACACCAGATCCCACACCAGATCCCACGCCCACCCCAGATCCCTTACCAGATAGCGAAAATACCAAGCCGCCAGAAGTGGTGAAGAATACCGCCGGAAATTTTCAGGCCAAGATGACGATCGCCGCTCACCAAAAGCCGGTTGCTTCAGTGGCGATTAGCCAAAACGGTGAAGTAATTGCCACAGGTGGGTCAGATAATGATGTTAAACTTTGGGATCTGAAAACGGGAAAGGAAATTAATCGATTTTCTCAACATTTGGGCAATGTTTGGGCAGTGGCAATTAGTCCCGATAGTCAAACGGTGGCTAGTGGCAGTGCCGACACTAAAATTATGTTGTGGGATGTGAAAACTGGCAAATTAAAGCAGACATTATTTGGACATACGGATCAAGTCCATGCGATCGCCTGGAGTCCTGACGGTCAAACTTTAGCCAGTGGTTCTGGTGGGGTCGGTAAAGATTTTTCCGTGCGGCTTTGGGACGTGGCAAGTGGTAAAGAAACCGCAGTTTTAAAAGGTCATAATGACCGAGTATATGCGATCGCTTTTAGTGCCGATGGCGACAAATTAGCCACCGGGAGTCTGGATAAAACGATTAATATTTGGGATAGTAAAAGTGGAGAAATATTACAAACTTTAGATGGCAGTAAATTCTCCGTTGACTCTTTATTATTTACTCCCAATGGCCAGAGTTTAATTAGTAGTGACTATCTGGATATTAAAGTTTGGAATTTAAATACAGGGGAGGCGAATACCCTCAAAGGTCATCGGGATGTGATTAATGCGATCGCCCTGAGTAATGATGGCCAATATTTAGCCACTGCGAGTAAAGATAAAACGGTTAAATTATGGGATTTAGCCAGTGGCAAAGAAATAGCTACACTGACAGGACATAACCAAGAAGTGCGTGCTGTTGCCTTCAGAGATGGTTATTTAGTCAGTGGGGATACGGAAGGAAAAATGAAAATCTGGACTAAACAGTAA
- a CDS encoding heavy-metal-associated domain-containing protein — translation MTLEMKVTSMVCEVCAKTVTNTIKNVDAGSEVTIDLSTKVVQVETQASETAIKEAIAAAGHTVE, via the coding sequence ATGACCCTGGAAATGAAGGTGACTTCAATGGTTTGTGAAGTTTGTGCCAAAACTGTCACCAATACCATCAAAAATGTCGATGCCGGATCCGAAGTCACCATTGATTTATCCACCAAAGTTGTTCAGGTAGAAACTCAGGCTTCAGAAACCGCAATTAAAGAGGCGATCGCTGCTGCCGGTCATACGGTTGAATAA
- a CDS encoding NUDIX hydrolase, whose amino-acid sequence MSIGKEPPQLIKHRLSYSGRKFGFDVNLLRLPNGVEGEWECIRHPGGALCIPVTNNGKLILLRQYRFAVESRILEFPAGTLEHDEDPETTVKREIEEETGYRAHSWKNLGQFVLAPGYSDEIIYAFLAKNLEKLPNPPAQDDDEDIELVFMSPQELEKAILGGELIDAKSIASFFLARPFLT is encoded by the coding sequence ATGTCAATTGGTAAAGAACCACCACAACTGATCAAACATCGTTTATCTTATTCTGGACGAAAATTTGGTTTTGATGTCAATCTTCTCCGCTTGCCCAATGGTGTAGAAGGAGAATGGGAATGTATCCGGCATCCCGGTGGTGCCCTTTGTATTCCAGTCACCAACAATGGCAAACTCATCCTGTTAAGACAATATCGTTTTGCGGTAGAATCGCGGATTTTAGAATTTCCGGCGGGAACTTTAGAACATGATGAAGACCCAGAAACCACAGTAAAACGGGAAATCGAAGAAGAAACCGGCTACCGCGCCCATAGTTGGAAAAACTTAGGTCAATTTGTCTTAGCCCCCGGTTATTCTGACGAAATTATCTATGCTTTCTTAGCCAAAAATTTAGAAAAATTACCGAACCCACCCGCCCAAGATGATGATGAGGATATCGAACTCGTGTTTATGTCTCCTCAAGAATTAGAAAAAGCCATTTTAGGCGGTGAACTGATCGATGCTAAATCTATCGCTAGTTTTTTCTTGGCTCGTCCTTTTTTAACTTAA
- a CDS encoding FAD-binding domain-containing protein: MADSVILFWHRRDLRITDNVGLTNARKVSPKVVGIFCLDPNILERDDVAPARMAYALDSLQELQENYAKMGSQLLILHGQPERAIPSLAAALGAQAVYWNSDVEPYSKKRDQKVEAALSEKGIEVNTFWDQLLLPPGMVLTGKGKPYTVYTPFWKNWSRKNKSEPMPAIASMTGLSAEELASAKNAGAIDRLPKAKDLGFIWDRPLVQAPGEKAAQLQLEDFCHKKILAYDKQRDFPDIPGTSQLSAALKFGVIGIRNVWAAIDTAWKECRSDEARSNIRTWQQELAWREFYQHIMYYFPELADGSYRAAWKNFPWENNPEYFQAWCEGRTGYPIVDAAMRQLNETGWMHNRCRMIVASFLTKDLIINWQWGEKYFMQTLIDGDLSANNGGWQWTASSGMDPKPIRIFNPASQAKKFDPDAEYILRWLPELSRVDPKFLITGKIPADKREAAKYPEPIVDHQQQQQKFRRLYQQNKFNNAEITSEE; encoded by the coding sequence ATGGCTGATAGCGTAATTTTATTTTGGCACCGGCGGGATCTACGCATAACCGACAACGTGGGACTGACAAATGCTCGCAAGGTTAGTCCCAAAGTTGTGGGTATATTCTGCCTAGATCCGAATATTTTAGAGAGAGATGACGTGGCACCGGCAAGGATGGCCTATGCTCTGGATAGCTTGCAAGAATTGCAGGAAAACTATGCCAAGATGGGGAGTCAGTTGTTGATTCTTCATGGCCAACCCGAACGAGCGATCCCATCATTAGCCGCTGCATTGGGGGCACAAGCGGTTTATTGGAATTCTGATGTTGAGCCTTACTCTAAAAAACGGGATCAAAAGGTGGAAGCAGCCCTGAGTGAAAAAGGCATCGAAGTCAACACTTTTTGGGATCAGCTTCTATTACCACCGGGAATGGTGCTGACTGGGAAGGGCAAACCCTACACGGTTTATACACCGTTTTGGAAAAATTGGAGTCGAAAAAATAAGTCGGAACCCATGCCCGCGATCGCCTCAATGACGGGTTTGAGTGCCGAAGAGTTGGCCTCCGCCAAAAATGCGGGGGCGATCGATCGCCTTCCCAAGGCCAAGGACTTAGGATTTATTTGGGATCGGCCATTGGTGCAGGCTCCAGGAGAAAAGGCTGCCCAACTTCAACTAGAAGATTTCTGTCATAAAAAGATTTTGGCCTACGACAAACAAAGAGACTTTCCCGATATTCCCGGCACCTCCCAACTCAGTGCCGCCCTGAAATTTGGCGTGATTGGCATTAGAAATGTTTGGGCGGCGATCGACACTGCTTGGAAAGAATGCCGCAGTGATGAAGCTCGGAGTAATATCCGCACTTGGCAACAAGAACTGGCTTGGCGAGAGTTTTATCAACATATTATGTATTATTTCCCGGAATTGGCCGATGGATCCTACCGCGCTGCCTGGAAAAATTTCCCCTGGGAGAATAACCCAGAATATTTTCAAGCTTGGTGCGAAGGACGTACCGGCTATCCGATCGTTGATGCGGCCATGCGCCAACTGAATGAAACCGGCTGGATGCATAATCGCTGTCGGATGATTGTCGCCAGTTTCCTGACCAAAGATTTAATCATCAATTGGCAGTGGGGCGAAAAATACTTTATGCAAACCCTGATTGATGGGGACTTGTCCGCTAACAACGGGGGTTGGCAATGGACAGCTTCTAGTGGCATGGATCCGAAACCGATTAGAATTTTTAACCCCGCTTCTCAGGCGAAAAAATTTGATCCCGATGCGGAATATATTCTGCGCTGGCTCCCAGAACTCAGCCGAGTGGATCCTAAGTTTCTCATCACGGGTAAAATTCCCGCAGACAAGCGGGAAGCCGCTAAATATCCAGAGCCAATTGTGGATCACCAACAGCAGCAGCAGAAGTTTAGGCGGCTTTACCAGCAAAACAAATTCAACAACGCTGAAATCACCAGCGAAGAATAA
- the purD gene encoding phosphoribosylamine--glycine ligase produces MKVLVVGNGGREHALAWKLLQSKKVEQVICTPGNGGTAMMPGCQNYPFAVDDFQGIKDCALANDVSLVVVGPEVPLALGITDFLQVHNLKVFGPTQTGAQLEASKSWAKALMQEAGIPTAASAVFTHTLMDAAIAYVREQGVPIVIKADGLAAGKGVTVAQTIAEAEAAIAEAFGGAFGSAGECVVIEEFLPGQEASVLALTDGKTVVPLLPAQDHKQVGEGDTGPNTGGMGAYTPTPIVTPALQERIQQEVLEPTIKAFRDRGIDYCGVIYAGLMIAPNGDLKVLEFNCRFGDPETQAILPLLETPLEDLMLACVEKRLAQMLPIQWKPGAAGCVVMASAGYPGSYEKGKPIAGLDKAADTGAIAFHAGTKLSSEGEIVTDGGRVLGITAIGSNFDEALANAYQAVDCIEFEGAYCRRDIGYRVKNI; encoded by the coding sequence GTGAAAGTTTTAGTCGTTGGCAATGGAGGGCGTGAACACGCCCTGGCTTGGAAACTGCTGCAATCAAAGAAAGTAGAGCAGGTGATCTGTACCCCTGGAAATGGGGGGACGGCGATGATGCCCGGATGCCAAAATTATCCTTTCGCGGTGGATGACTTCCAAGGGATTAAGGATTGTGCTTTGGCCAATGATGTTTCTTTGGTGGTGGTGGGGCCTGAAGTGCCTCTGGCGTTGGGAATTACGGATTTTCTTCAAGTCCATAATTTGAAAGTGTTTGGGCCGACCCAAACTGGAGCCCAACTTGAAGCGAGTAAGTCTTGGGCTAAAGCTTTGATGCAAGAAGCGGGAATTCCTACCGCCGCTTCCGCTGTGTTTACCCATACCCTTATGGATGCAGCGATCGCTTATGTGCGTGAGCAAGGCGTGCCAATTGTGATTAAGGCTGATGGTTTGGCTGCGGGTAAGGGGGTGACGGTGGCACAAACGATCGCAGAGGCAGAGGCCGCGATCGCGGAAGCCTTTGGCGGTGCCTTTGGGTCTGCCGGTGAATGTGTGGTGATTGAAGAATTTTTACCCGGTCAAGAGGCTTCGGTATTAGCCCTGACTGATGGGAAAACGGTGGTGCCTTTGTTACCGGCTCAAGACCATAAACAAGTGGGCGAAGGAGATACCGGGCCAAATACGGGCGGTATGGGTGCATACACCCCAACTCCCATTGTCACCCCCGCCCTCCAAGAACGAATTCAGCAAGAAGTGCTTGAACCGACGATCAAGGCTTTCCGCGATCGCGGCATTGATTACTGTGGGGTTATCTATGCGGGCTTGATGATTGCCCCCAATGGGGATCTCAAGGTGTTGGAATTTAACTGTCGCTTTGGGGATCCCGAAACTCAAGCTATTCTGCCGTTGCTGGAAACCCCCTTAGAAGATTTGATGTTGGCTTGTGTGGAAAAACGCTTGGCCCAAATGCTGCCAATTCAATGGAAACCCGGGGCTGCCGGTTGTGTTGTGATGGCTTCCGCCGGTTATCCGGGCAGTTATGAAAAAGGAAAACCGATCGCCGGTTTGGACAAAGCCGCCGATACTGGGGCGATCGCTTTTCATGCCGGGACAAAACTCTCGTCTGAAGGGGAGATCGTTACTGATGGCGGTCGGGTTTTAGGCATCACAGCGATCGGCAGTAATTTTGACGAAGCCTTAGCTAATGCTTATCAGGCTGTGGATTGTATCGAATTTGAAGGGGCTTATTGTCGCCGAGACATTGGTTATCGGGTGAAAAATATCTAA
- a CDS encoding ATP-binding protein has product MAAATLVVSLIMSGLTFWAVNTIQDDARMNDTRFGRDLGLLLASNVAPLIAEHNETEVARFSHRFYSSTTSVRYMLYADPQGQIFLGIPFSESQVQNSLMLQRRIQLPEGFATNSDLPMVRQHQTPAGEVTDVFVPLIHDEQYLGVLAIGINPNPTVVASSHLTRDVTIAVFVSIWVMVILGAVFNALNITKPIKELLLGVKNIAAGNFKQRIDLPFGGELGELIFSFNEMAERLEKYEAQNIEEMTAEKAKLETLVSTIADGAVLIDTNLQVVLVNPRARVFFGWQGSNIIGENVLHCLPSAVTVKLTRPLYEIAAGDREGAEFRISLTEPTRRSVRILLTTVLLHKAPGDEPLCQTCTYHQENTCTSSQRPTATECTLYQDSFKCNIGPHYYRDSLKGIAMTIQDITREVELNEAKSQFISNVSHELRTPLFNIKSFIETLHDYGEELTATERREFLETANNETDRLTRLVNDVLDLSRLESARIYNFEGIDLAQNIEQTLRTYQLNAKDKGIQLGQEIAPNLPPVVGNYDLLLQVFANLVGNSLKFTTSGGRVMIRAYVLEEPQATIRFSWSTDKTAEIQETKKVVRIEISDTGIGIDPEDQEAIFDRFFRVENRVHTLEGTGLGLSIVKNIMDKHHSKINLISEVGVGTTFWFDLAVFEEEMNPSKPENFQPIFHQETVDAAIASPEKISQKI; this is encoded by the coding sequence ATGGCTGCTGCCACCTTGGTGGTTTCTTTAATTATGAGTGGCCTGACATTTTGGGCTGTCAATACGATCCAAGATGATGCCAGGATGAATGATACCCGCTTTGGTCGGGATCTGGGTTTATTGTTGGCAAGTAATGTGGCGCCCTTGATTGCGGAACACAACGAGACAGAGGTGGCCCGCTTTTCCCACCGTTTTTACAGCAGCACTACCAGCGTGCGTTATATGCTGTATGCCGACCCTCAAGGACAAATATTCTTGGGAATTCCTTTCTCAGAATCACAGGTGCAAAATTCCCTGATGCTGCAACGGCGAATTCAGTTACCGGAAGGCTTTGCCACCAATTCTGATTTGCCAATGGTACGCCAACACCAGACTCCAGCCGGAGAAGTGACCGATGTTTTTGTGCCGTTGATCCATGATGAGCAATATCTAGGAGTATTGGCGATCGGGATTAACCCCAATCCTACGGTGGTGGCTTCCTCTCATTTGACCAGGGATGTGACAATTGCTGTGTTTGTCTCGATTTGGGTGATGGTGATTTTGGGGGCGGTGTTTAATGCCCTAAATATTACTAAACCGATTAAAGAGTTATTGCTGGGGGTGAAAAATATTGCCGCCGGTAATTTTAAGCAGCGGATTGATTTGCCTTTTGGTGGAGAACTGGGTGAATTAATTTTTAGCTTTAATGAGATGGCCGAACGGTTGGAAAAGTACGAAGCCCAAAATATCGAGGAGATGACCGCAGAAAAAGCCAAGCTAGAAACCCTGGTTTCCACGATCGCTGATGGGGCAGTGCTAATTGATACTAATTTACAGGTTGTCTTAGTTAATCCCAGAGCAAGAGTATTTTTTGGCTGGCAAGGCAGCAATATCATCGGCGAAAATGTCCTGCATTGTTTACCTTCGGCAGTGACGGTAAAACTGACGCGACCTTTGTATGAAATTGCGGCTGGCGATCGCGAAGGGGCGGAATTTAGAATCAGCCTCACAGAACCCACGCGACGCAGTGTCCGCATTCTGCTGACCACCGTATTACTCCACAAAGCCCCTGGAGATGAACCTTTGTGTCAAACCTGTACTTACCATCAGGAAAATACTTGTACCTCTTCCCAACGACCGACCGCCACGGAATGTACCCTCTATCAAGACTCGTTCAAATGTAATATTGGACCTCATTACTATCGTGATAGTCTCAAAGGCATTGCCATGACGATTCAAGATATTACTCGTGAGGTGGAACTCAACGAAGCGAAAAGTCAATTTATTAGCAATGTTTCCCATGAACTCAGAACCCCACTTTTTAATATTAAATCGTTTATTGAAACTTTGCATGATTATGGGGAAGAACTCACCGCAACCGAGCGGCGTGAGTTCTTAGAAACTGCCAATAATGAAACCGATCGCCTGACTCGATTAGTTAATGATGTTTTGGATCTTTCTCGATTAGAATCCGCTCGAATCTATAACTTTGAAGGAATTGATTTGGCGCAGAATATTGAACAAACGCTGCGGACTTATCAGTTGAATGCCAAAGATAAAGGTATTCAACTCGGCCAAGAAATTGCTCCCAATTTGCCCCCAGTGGTGGGAAATTATGATTTATTGCTGCAAGTTTTCGCCAATTTAGTGGGCAATTCCTTGAAGTTCACCACTTCTGGGGGACGGGTGATGATTCGGGCTTATGTCCTCGAAGAGCCCCAGGCGACTATTCGTTTTTCTTGGTCAACGGACAAAACTGCCGAAATTCAAGAAACAAAAAAAGTGGTGCGGATTGAGATTTCCGATACGGGGATCGGCATTGATCCGGAAGACCAAGAGGCAATTTTTGACCGCTTTTTCCGGGTGGAAAATCGGGTACATACTTTGGAAGGAACGGGTCTGGGTTTGTCCATTGTGAAGAATATTATGGACAAGCACCATAGTAAAATTAATTTAATTAGTGAGGTGGGGGTGGGGACAACTTTTTGGTTTGATCTGGCCGTGTTTGAGGAAGAAATGAATCCGTCAAAGCCAGAGAATTTTCAGCCGATTTTCCATCAGGAAACGGTGGATGCGGCGATCGCTTCTCCCGAAAAAATTAGCCAGAAAATTTAA
- a CDS encoding phasin family protein — MDNNNLIKQLLMIGIGTTSLVAEKLKEVSDQWVQDGKINPDQAQHFVDDLMQNIKSEQGNFEAQMERQIRNLMQDIGVPRQAEMDELRGRLDRLERQIRDLENRHWR; from the coding sequence ATGGATAATAATAATTTGATCAAACAACTGCTGATGATCGGCATTGGCACCACCTCCCTGGTCGCAGAAAAACTCAAAGAAGTTAGCGATCAGTGGGTTCAAGATGGCAAAATCAATCCAGATCAAGCGCAGCATTTTGTAGACGATTTGATGCAGAATATCAAATCTGAACAAGGTAATTTTGAAGCCCAGATGGAACGGCAAATCCGCAATTTAATGCAGGATATTGGGGTGCCGCGTCAAGCGGAGATGGATGAACTACGGGGACGGCTGGATCGCCTGGAACGACAGATCCGAGATTTAGAAAATCGGCATTGGCGTTAA